The Congregibacter litoralis KT71 genome contains a region encoding:
- a CDS encoding GNAT family N-acetyltransferase, which yields MLIREAKINDFQCILRINASEEDKTSRIDIARITQLHSWSEYHRVAVVGDQVIGFLLVMSDASDYDGANFRWFVDRHSNFLYVDRIVIDPAHAGSGVGSALYGDLIDFAKRRGDVVLCCEINVSPPNPASHAFHARFGFREVGRSSETGAAKVVSYQMAEL from the coding sequence TTGTTAATTCGAGAAGCAAAGATCAATGATTTTCAATGCATCCTGAGAATCAACGCGAGCGAGGAAGACAAGACCAGCCGGATTGATATAGCGAGGATCACCCAACTGCATTCCTGGTCTGAATATCACAGAGTTGCCGTCGTGGGAGATCAAGTCATTGGGTTCCTGCTTGTGATGAGCGATGCGTCAGATTACGACGGCGCCAACTTTCGGTGGTTTGTAGATCGGCACAGTAATTTCCTTTACGTAGATCGTATCGTGATCGACCCGGCCCACGCGGGAAGCGGCGTTGGAAGTGCGCTTTACGGTGACCTCATCGACTTCGCAAAGAGGCGAGGCGACGTCGTTCTGTGTTGTGAAATCAATGTGTCGCCGCCCAATCCCGCATCGCATGCATTCCATGCCCGCTTCGGTTTCAGGGAAGTCGGGCGCAGCAGTGAGACCGGGGCCGCCAAGGTTGTTTCGTACCAGATGGCCGAGCTGTAG